A window of Candidatus Omnitrophota bacterium contains these coding sequences:
- a CDS encoding type II toxin-antitoxin system PemK/MazF family toxin — MKLQSYNKLTLATVSKSRLFKRAGSLSEEDMLQIAEAIKVQLDI; from the coding sequence CTGAAACTTCAGTCTTATAATAAACTCACGCTAGCTACCGTTAGCAAATCGCGCCTTTTTAAACGCGCTGGTTCTCTTTCGGAAGAAGATATGCTCCAAATTGCCGAGGCTATAAAAGTACAATTGGATATCTAA
- a CDS encoding leucine-rich repeat domain-containing protein — MMRLRMLFFFILVYSPIRLYAQNINTPENFPDPNFRAAAEAFMGVASSGGFTAEEAVRKTGVFNCEYRQIKSAAGLEYFTSITGFEGQFNDMASLDFSSNLALEKIYCGFNALSSIDVSRCSKLKILSCNSDGRNKLTYINLSNNPRLQQFFCDGNALAQLDASNNHELAWLTCRGNKMTSLFVSIQTPFHVLLCSGNQLTNIASLAANPYFGKDDIVDVSDNRLDCGDWQDIQTLINRVGPPVYTYIIEKKRQRGEEPPLTDSRPNSEGIPNLVSGFAYTPQKGYDPFGCVNINTAEYFPDPNFRAAVAAFMGVGASGEFTASDASAKTGFLDCANSQIADMTGLEYFTSITGLDCSNNSLAALNVLQNKKLTILNCGNNKLTSLSVYENTALEELQVYWNRLTFLYLSYNPALKKLNCYGNKIAELDISRNVSLTDLQCADNQIAKLDLSKTSNLKTLQCFVNRISELDLSHNPLLEGVWCSSNPLAKLDFSQNPALKKLDCRSNALTNLNVSANPNLMLLECSGSPLTNLDVTHNPALEKLACSNSGLSKLNLANNPKLMELSCSCNRLTELDLTKNVLLNILDCRKNLLQSLNLSNNPLLVDAQCQNNQLTQLIFPQGQEWMRIDCSHNQMMELAIPQENRIRWIDGSWNRLSNIVSLAENIGTGASPTSEIAFGVDVRCNELDCGDWSDVLTLRTRLGEPAIIQIDYLGEITGDTEELDYGFAFSPQNQYIPFDCTAVSDWLFLK, encoded by the coding sequence ATGATGCGCTTGCGTATGCTCTTTTTTTTCATTCTAGTCTATTCGCCGATTCGTCTTTACGCCCAAAACATCAATACGCCGGAAAATTTCCCCGATCCCAATTTCCGCGCGGCGGCGGAAGCATTCATGGGCGTTGCTTCCAGCGGCGGATTTACGGCGGAAGAAGCGGTGAGAAAAACCGGCGTCTTCAATTGCGAATATCGCCAAATAAAAAGTGCGGCGGGATTGGAGTATTTTACGTCCATTACTGGCTTCGAAGGCCAATTTAACGATATGGCCTCTTTGGATTTCTCCAGCAATCTCGCGTTGGAGAAAATCTACTGCGGTTTTAACGCTTTGAGCAGCATCGATGTCAGCCGTTGCTCCAAATTGAAAATTCTAAGTTGCAACTCCGACGGACGCAACAAATTGACCTATATCAATCTCTCTAACAATCCGCGATTGCAGCAGTTTTTCTGCGATGGAAACGCTTTGGCGCAATTGGATGCGTCGAACAATCATGAGCTCGCGTGGCTTACATGCCGCGGAAATAAAATGACTTCGTTGTTCGTATCGATTCAGACTCCTTTCCATGTTTTATTGTGCTCGGGCAACCAATTGACGAATATCGCTTCTCTGGCGGCGAATCCTTATTTTGGAAAAGACGATATCGTAGACGTCAGCGATAACCGCCTCGATTGCGGCGACTGGCAAGATATTCAAACTCTCATTAATCGCGTTGGACCGCCGGTCTATACCTACATCATCGAAAAAAAACGCCAACGAGGGGAGGAGCCTCCGCTAACGGATTCGCGTCCTAATTCCGAAGGCATCCCCAACCTGGTTTCCGGCTTCGCCTATACGCCTCAAAAAGGCTACGATCCTTTCGGATGCGTCAATATCAACACGGCAGAATATTTCCCCGATCCCAATTTTCGCGCGGCGGTCGCGGCCTTTATGGGCGTTGGCGCCAGCGGCGAATTTACGGCTTCGGACGCTTCAGCGAAGACGGGATTTTTAGATTGCGCCAACTCCCAAATCGCTGATATGACCGGTTTGGAGTATTTTACGAGCATCACCGGACTCGATTGCAGCAACAATTCTCTAGCGGCGCTGAACGTATTGCAAAACAAGAAATTGACAATTCTCAATTGCGGCAATAACAAGTTGACCAGCTTGTCCGTTTACGAAAATACCGCTTTGGAAGAGCTGCAAGTCTATTGGAACCGACTGACGTTTTTATACCTCTCCTACAATCCGGCTCTGAAAAAATTGAACTGTTACGGCAACAAAATCGCCGAATTGGATATTTCCCGCAACGTCTCCCTAACCGATCTCCAATGCGCCGACAACCAAATTGCCAAATTGGATTTGTCGAAGACGAGTAATTTGAAGACTCTCCAATGTTTCGTCAACCGAATCTCCGAACTCGATCTCTCCCATAATCCATTGTTGGAAGGAGTATGGTGCTCCAGCAATCCGCTGGCGAAATTGGATTTTTCGCAAAATCCCGCCTTGAAAAAATTGGATTGCCGTTCCAATGCTTTGACGAATCTCAACGTTTCCGCCAATCCTAATTTGATGCTTTTAGAATGTTCCGGTAGTCCATTAACGAACCTGGATGTTACCCATAATCCCGCTTTGGAAAAACTCGCGTGCTCCAATTCGGGACTGTCGAAATTGAATCTTGCGAACAATCCGAAATTGATGGAACTATCATGCAGCTGCAATCGGTTGACGGAATTGGATCTAACGAAAAATGTTCTTCTCAATATTCTGGATTGCCGTAAAAACCTATTGCAGAGTTTAAATCTATCCAACAATCCCTTACTTGTCGATGCGCAATGTCAAAACAATCAATTGACGCAATTGATCTTTCCTCAAGGCCAAGAATGGATGCGGATCGATTGTTCTCATAACCAAATGATGGAACTGGCGATTCCTCAAGAAAATCGCATCAGATGGATCGATGGCTCTTGGAATCGATTGTCAAACATCGTTAGTTTGGCGGAGAATATAGGGACGGGCGCCAGCCCAACCAGCGAAATCGCCTTTGGCGTGGATGTCCGCTGCAACGAGCTGGATTGCGGAGACTGGAGCGATGTCCTAACGCTGCGCACCCGTCTCGGCGAACCCGCAATCATTCAAATTGATTATTTGGGAGAGATAACGGGCGATACGGAAGAACTGGATTACGGCTTCGCCTTCTCGCCGCAAAATCAGTACATTCCGTTTGATTGTACGGCTGTTTCAGATTGGTTGTTTTTGAAATAA
- the lptB gene encoding LPS export ABC transporter ATP-binding protein, whose protein sequence is MLVWEDLMATLEAHHLKKIYGAKTVVNDVSIEVSRHEIVGLLGPNGAGKTTTFGMIMGIVRPDEGSILLDGSDITRKPLSQRARQGVGYLSQEPSIFRRLTVEQNIMVVLENMPMTAIERYGRCAQLLNEAELSHLAGQKAETLSGGEKRRLEICRALAARPRILLLDEPFSGVDPIAVAELQEIILQLKKRKIGVLITDHSVRETLEVTDRAYIMHQGVILTQGKAEDLIDDPIVRETYLGEKFYFRDAAD, encoded by the coding sequence ATGTTGGTATGGGAGGATCTCATGGCGACGCTTGAAGCCCATCATTTAAAGAAAATCTACGGCGCGAAAACCGTCGTTAACGACGTTTCCATCGAAGTCTCCCGCCACGAAATCGTCGGTCTTCTCGGCCCCAACGGAGCAGGCAAAACCACGACCTTCGGCATGATTATGGGCATCGTGCGCCCCGATGAGGGAAGCATTCTCCTTGACGGTTCCGACATCACCCGCAAGCCGCTCTCCCAACGCGCGCGCCAGGGGGTAGGCTACCTTTCCCAGGAACCATCCATCTTCCGCCGCCTCACTGTAGAACAAAATATTATGGTCGTATTGGAAAATATGCCCATGACGGCCATCGAACGTTATGGGCGCTGCGCGCAGCTGCTGAACGAAGCGGAATTGAGCCATCTCGCCGGACAAAAGGCGGAAACGCTCTCCGGCGGCGAAAAGCGGCGCCTGGAAATCTGCCGCGCTTTAGCGGCCCGCCCGCGCATCCTGCTGCTGGACGAGCCGTTCTCCGGCGTCGATCCCATCGCCGTAGCCGAACTCCAAGAGATTATCCTCCAATTAAAAAAGCGCAAAATCGGCGTTCTCATCACCGATCACAGCGTCCGCGAAACCCTCGAAGTCACCGACCGCGCCTACATCATGCACCAAGGCGTCATCCTCACCCAAGGCAAAGCGGAAGATTTGATCGACGATCCCATCGTACGCGAAACCTACCTCGGCGAAAAATTCTACTTTCGAGATGCTGCTGATTGA
- a CDS encoding class I SAM-dependent methyltransferase, translated as MTHSLPDKTVAERLREYYRTSGAYRDDLLTHGEKFLEPFLILVGRYARPPARILDIGCGTALSTRLLSQMDYEAVGVDLSPLFLSEEKRFHPETVLAASDALRLPFPDETFDAVVAFEFIEHVPNVPACLDEIARVLKIRGHIVIHSPNLLSPYLPAFDLLRMSFGGEGRPVFAETIPQAWRWFWRNLLLSLWKKISLRPHFLYREPDLSGSRIGGDADSVYLACPLDLTRHLRRRGFAIDQAAHAMSLKNKFAAALTPNFAPYMGVAAHKTSRAKKDVGMGGSHGDA; from the coding sequence ATGACGCACTCTTTGCCGGACAAAACCGTAGCAGAACGTCTGCGGGAATATTACCGCACCAGCGGCGCCTATCGCGACGATCTGCTCACGCACGGCGAGAAATTTCTCGAACCGTTTTTGATTCTCGTCGGGCGCTACGCGCGTCCTCCGGCGCGGATTTTGGATATCGGCTGCGGCACGGCGCTCTCTACCCGGCTGCTTAGCCAAATGGACTATGAGGCTGTGGGCGTCGATCTCTCTCCTCTCTTTCTTTCGGAAGAGAAGCGCTTCCATCCCGAAACCGTTCTGGCCGCTTCCGACGCTCTTCGCCTTCCCTTCCCCGACGAGACCTTCGACGCCGTCGTTGCTTTCGAATTTATCGAACACGTCCCCAATGTTCCCGCTTGTTTGGATGAAATCGCCCGCGTACTCAAAATTCGCGGCCATATCGTCATCCATTCACCGAATCTTCTTTCGCCCTATTTGCCTGCGTTCGATCTATTACGGATGAGTTTCGGCGGCGAGGGACGGCCCGTCTTCGCGGAAACCATCCCTCAAGCCTGGCGCTGGTTCTGGCGCAACCTGCTGTTATCTTTATGGAAAAAAATTTCCTTGCGCCCGCATTTTCTCTACCGCGAACCCGACTTGAGCGGCAGCCGCATCGGCGGCGACGCCGACAGCGTCTATCTCGCCTGTCCCCTCGACCTGACGCGCCATCTGCGCCGCCGGGGATTCGCCATCGACCAGGCGGCGCACGCCATGAGCCTGAAGAACAAATTCGCCGCCGCCCTTACGCCAAACTTCGCCCCCTATATGGGCGTAGCGGCGCATAAGACCTCGCGGGCGAAGAAAGATGTTGGTATGGGAGGATCTCATGGCGACGCTTGA